DNA from Streptomyces sp. NBC_01476:
CGCGGCCCGGTGCCGTACCGGCACGGAGCGGCCGAGCGCTTCGCGGCCCTGACCGGGGTGGACGTGTCACTGGCGGCGCTGCTGCTGCTCGGCCTGCCCGAGATCACCGGCTACGGCAGGGACGGCATCCCGGGACCGGAGACGCTGGCCCTCGCGGGACTGCGCCCCACCCGGGCGGTCACCGCCCGCGACGCCCTGCGACGGCTCAGCGGGGAACACCGCATCCGCCTGCTGGCCCGGCTGATGCCCGCCGACCCGGCGGCCGTCGAACGGCTGTGGGCCGACGGCTTCGACCCGGACGCCCTGGCCGACGAGTGGATCGCCATCCACGGCCGGCTGCGGCCGGTCCCGATCGAACTGCTGGAGCGCGCCGAGCGGGAGACGTCCATCGGCGAACAGCTGACCGCGGCCCTCAACCCCCGGTCGCGCCCCGAGCTGACCGGCCGCACCCGGCAGCGGCTCGACGCGAACCGGGCCCTGGTGGCCGACGACCCGGCCCAGCTGCTGTCGGGCCGGGAGCTGATGGGTTACGTCTCGGCGCTGCGCTGGCTCGCCTACCGGCTGCCGTACGGTGACCCGCTGCGGGCGGCGCTGCCCGAGACCCTGACGGCGCTGCGCTCCCGGCTGGCGGACGAGCAGCTGCTGCTCGACCTGTCGGTGGACTGGACCTCGGAGGGCAAACCGTCCTCGCACCGGGTCCGGGAGGCCTACGGGCTGCCGCGGACCGGTGGTCACGGGCCGGACGGCACCCTGCCGGCCGGGCCGGCGATCGTGCTGGTCCCGGCGCGCTACGGGCGCGAGCACGACGACGTGTGGGTGCGGCCGGCCGCGCTGCTGCCCGGGGCGTCCCCCGAAGGCGGCCCCGGCCACTCGGCGCTGACCCTGCTCACCGGCCTCAACCCCGGCCCGCTGCTGTGGGCACTGCGGGAGGTGCTCGGCGACGGCCTGGACGCACTGGTGGCGGCGGACGGCCCGGCGGGCGCCGCGCAGTACCCGGCGCACAGCGCGCCGGAGCTGGTCACGGCGGCGGCGCAGCGGCTCGGTCTGTCGCAGGACGCCGCCGCGCTCTACCTGATGCTGCTGGCGCTGCCCGACCCGACGGACCGCAATGTCACCGCCTGGACCGGCTGGAAGCCGGCCCGGAGCAAGCAGGCCCGGGCCGAACTGGCCGCCGGTGACCTGGTGGTGGAGGCCCGGCGGCCCCGGGCCGGCCGCACCCTGTTCCTGCCCGGCGGCTGGCTGGACCACAAGGCGCCGCAACTGCCGCTGGAGACCTGGAAGACCGCGCTCTTCCGGTCCGCGCCGGGCGCGGACGACGGCTTCGTGGTGCCGGACTGCCCGGTGCCCGAGCTGTTCCGGCAGGCGTGGCAGCGGGTGGCCGACGGGGACGCGCCCGGTTTCGAGGAGTTCGCGGCCCGGCGGACCGGACCGCGAGGGGGACGGCGATGAGCGGCGCGGACGGAAGCGGCGCCCGGCAGATCGAGCCGGCCGAGGACCGGTACGCCGCGGAGCTGGCCTTCCTGGCCGGCTATGAAGACGGGCCCCGGCCGCCGGGCTGGCGGCTGACCCCGCGGGCCGTGGTGACCTTCGTCTGCGGGTCGGGCGGCGAACCGCTGCTGCGCGCCTCGGACGGTGCCCGGCTCACCGTGGCACGCAAGTTCGTCGGCGACCGGGCGGTGGTGGAGCGGTGCGTGGTGACCCTCGCCGGGGAGCGCGGGCTGCTGCTGGTGGGCGAGCCGGGCACCGCCAAGTCGATGCTGTCGGAGCTGCTGGCAGCCGCGGTCTGCGGCACCAGCGGGCTCACCGTGCAGGGCACCGCGGGCACCACCGAGGACCAGCTGCGGTACGGCTGGAACTACGCGATGCTGCTCGCCGCCGGCCCCAGCAGCGCGGCGCTGGTGCCGTCCCCGGTGCTCACCGCCATGACCCGCGGCGCGGTGGCCCGGATCGAGGAGGTCACCCGCTGCCTGCCGGAGGTGCAGGACGCGCTGGTGTCGATCCTCTCCGAGCGGCGGATGGCGGTGCCGGAGCTGGCCGGCACCGCGGAGGCGGACGGCGGGACCGTGCACGCGGTGCCCGGCTTCACCGTCATCGCCACCGCCAACCTCCGCGACCGCGGGGTCTCGGAGATGTCCGCGGCCCTCAAACGCCGCTTCAACTTCGAGACGGTCGGCCCGATCACCGACCTGGACGCGGAGACCGAACTGGTACGCGGGCAGGCGGTGACCGCGCTGGCCCGCTCGGGAGCGCGGTTCACCGTCGACCGGGCGGTGCTCGAAGCACTGGTCACCGCCTTCCGGGACCTGCGGACCGGACGCAGCGCCGAGGGGTGGGACGTCGAGCGGCCTTCGACGGTGATGAGCACGGCGGAAGCGGTGCACGTCGCCACCTCGATGGGGCTGGCCGCCGCGTATCTGCCCGACGGCCGGGACGCCCTGCGCACCCTGCCGGGGCACCTGCTGGGGACGGTCCGCAAGGACGACCCGGCGGACCACCCGAGGCTGCTGGCCTATTGGGACGGGCCGGTCCGCCGCCGGGCCGAGCAGGGCGCGCCACTGTGGCGCACGCTGTGGGAGCTGCGCGATGCGCTCGGCTGACGGGCCCGGTGCGCTGGAGGCGGGTGCACCGGAGGGGGGTGCACCCGCCGACGCCGCGGAGGCGCTGGCGGGGTGCCGTGCGCCGTATCTGATCGGGGTGCGGCACCACTCCCCCGCGCTGGCCGCCGCGGTGCCGCAGCTGCTGGCCGCGGCGGCACCCGAGGTGCTCTTCGTGGAGCTGCCGGGGGAGTTCGCGCGGTGGCTGCCGTATCTGGCCGACCCGGCGACCGTTCAGCCGGTCGCGCTGGCCGGGCACGGGCCGCGCGGGCTGGTGTTCCTGCCGTTCGCCGACTTCTCGCCGGAGCTGGTGGCGATCCGCTGGGCCGCGGAGGCGGGGGTGCCGGTGGTGCCGTTCGACCTGCCGCTGGGCGCCCGGGGGGACGGCCGGGCAGGCCAGGGGGAGGCGGACGGCGGGCAGCAAGAGCAAGGAGAGCAAGGGCAGCAAGGAGGACAAGGGGCGCAAGGGGCGTGGCCCGAGCGGGCGTTGGAGCGGGCACTGCGGGAGCGGGCCGGGGGGCGCGCCGAGGACGACCTGTGGAACCGGCTGGTGGAGGCCGCGGCACCGGGCGGTACGGCGGAGGCCCTGCGCCGGGCGGCGCTGCTGCTGGGGTGGGCGCTGCGCCAGGACGCGGCGCGCGGCGGCCGGCTCGACCCGTACGACCTGCGGCGCGAGGCCCACATGCGGCGGCTGCTGGCCGCCAGGCCCGGGGTCAGGGCGGCAGCGGTGGTGGGGGCGTTCCACGGCCCGGCGCTGGTGCCGGGCGCGGGCGGCACGGAGCCGGACGATCCTGCCGGGCCGGATGACGTCGCGGAGGTGGCCACCTCCCTGGTGCCGTACACCTACCCGCTGCTGGACGAGCGGTCCGGCTATCCGGCGGGCATCCGCGACCCGGAGTGGCAGTTGGGCGTGGTGCGGGCGGCGGGTGACCCGGAGCGGCTGGACGCGCTGCTGCTGGGGACCGCGGTGCGGATCTGCGCCGCGGTCCGGGCCGCGGGTCACCCGTGCGGGCCGCCCGACGCCCGTGAGGTGGTCCGGCATGCCCGGGACCTGGCCTCGCTGCGCGGGCTGCCCGCAGCCGGGCGCGGTGAGCTGCTGGAGGCCGTGCGGACGGTGCTGACGCAAGGCCAGTTGCTCGGGCGGGGCCGGGTGGTGGCGCGGGCGCTGGAGGAGGTACTGGTCGGCACCCGGCACGGCAGGCCCGCTCCCGGCACCCCGCGGTCAGGGCTCGGACCGGCCGTGGAGAGCCTGCTGGCCGAGCTGGGTCTGCCGGCGCCCGGGGCACCGGAACGGCGGGAGCTGCGGCTTGACCCGTACCGTTCGCCGCTGGACCGCCGCCGGGAGCTGGCACTGCGGCAGCTCGTGGTCTGCGGGGTGCCGTACGGCGAACCGGCGCCCACCGCGGGGACCGGCGGCACCGCCGGCATCGGCACCCGCTG
Protein-coding regions in this window:
- a CDS encoding ATP-binding protein, with the protein product MSGADGSGARQIEPAEDRYAAELAFLAGYEDGPRPPGWRLTPRAVVTFVCGSGGEPLLRASDGARLTVARKFVGDRAVVERCVVTLAGERGLLLVGEPGTAKSMLSELLAAAVCGTSGLTVQGTAGTTEDQLRYGWNYAMLLAAGPSSAALVPSPVLTAMTRGAVARIEEVTRCLPEVQDALVSILSERRMAVPELAGTAEADGGTVHAVPGFTVIATANLRDRGVSEMSAALKRRFNFETVGPITDLDAETELVRGQAVTALARSGARFTVDRAVLEALVTAFRDLRTGRSAEGWDVERPSTVMSTAEAVHVATSMGLAAAYLPDGRDALRTLPGHLLGTVRKDDPADHPRLLAYWDGPVRRRAEQGAPLWRTLWELRDALG